Within the Abditibacteriaceae bacterium genome, the region GCGAGGCGAATCGACTGGAGGCCGTTGATGCTACCGAAGCGACACTTCCCCCGAATGCAGATATTTCTAGTCTTAAGGCGCAAACCGTGACGTATCACGATGCGTGTCATCTGGCGCATGGTCAGGGCATTCGGGCCGAGCCACGTCAGTTAATGGATGCGGTGCCCGAAGTCGATATGGTGCCGTTGGCCGAGGCCGAAATGTGCTGTGGATCGGCGGGCATTTACAACATCACCCAACCGGCGATGGCAATGCAGTTGTTGGAACGAAAAATGAAGCACATCGCCGCGACCGGAGCAAAAGTCGTCGTGACCGGAAATCCAGGTTGCTTAATGCAACTTATGCTGGGCGCAAAAAAGTTCGATGTCGATGTCGAAATCAAGCATCCGGTTGAAGTGCTGGACGCCGCTACCGGAAAATAAATATCGTCGCAGAGATTTTTATATCTCCTAAATTTCTTCCGTCTCGGTTCTCTGCGGCGCGTCTCTGTGTAAAATAAGGACAACTATGCCAATTTCTGTGGGACAAACTGCGCCCGACTTCACTGCCGTCGATCTGCAAAACCGCCGCATTCAACTTTCGACTTCGCTCGATGCGCCGGTCGCGTTGATCTTTTTAAACATCAACTGCCCGTGGTGCAAAAGCGGAATCCCCGGCATCGCCGGTGCGTTTCGCCGCCAGCACGAACAGGGCGTTCACGTTCTCGCGCTCGAAACGAGTGGCGCGGATGCTGGCACGCTCGAACGCTGGGCAACCGAACACGAATTGGATGTTTCAATTGCGCGCGACGAAAACGCGGCCATCGCTTCGCAATACCAAATCGAGCGCGTTCCATCGGTCGTTTTTGTCGGAACCAACGGTGAAGTCGCCGCCATTTATCAAGGCGCGAGTGAACAGTTAGGCGCGATTATCGAAGTGACTTTGCAGGGGCTGGCGCGCAACGGCGATTTGCCCACTTACGCGCTCATCGGTAACGGCTGCGCGCCGTAAAATACGGGCACAAAGAAAAGAGTACGGTCGAAATCGACCGTACTCTTTTGCGTATCTGCACCGTTTATTCCGGCTCGGCGCTGCCTTCTAACACCAGTCCGCGCGTCGCCGAAAACTTCTGATACCAGAGTTCGAGCGCGTCATGGAGATGCCGTGCGTAGCGATAATGAGCGCCCGTTCCAGTACGCAGTTCGGCTTCGTAGAGAAATTTATCGGCTGTTGTGACGTGCGTAAACCGATACTGCGTGCCCAGCAACGCGTGATAAACACCCGTTGCTTCTCCTCCCGCTAGCTGCGCGCGCGAGTCTTGCGTAGCGTTTTCTCCAAAAGCTTTGAGTTCTTCGAGAACGTCCGATTTCGGCGCAGTTGCGGGCCATTGGTCGGACGCGCTGTAGAAGCCAACGGGCACGAGGGGGCAGCTTTTCGTGCCGGTGCGGTGTCGATTGAGGTCGCGGATTTCGGCAATCGCGACCGCATCCCAACCGAAGCGTACCACCGTATGTTGCAAATCTTCGCCAATCCACGCATAGCGGTTATCATGGAATTCCAACGCGCTCGCAAAATCGCCTTCGGCAAAGGCCACCTCAAGATGCGCGGTCGGTGGTGCCTCGGTGATTTCAAGTTCATCACGGGCGCTCTGCATCCATTTTTCCCACTGCTGCTTTTGTCCCGCTTCCATCGACGGCTTGGCGGTCGCGTGACGCAAGAGACGCGGCGCGGCGAGAGGCAACTCCTCCCGAATGCCTTCGCCCAACGCACGCGCTTCCGGAAGCGGATGAGAAAGAAGATGTTGTGCTAAATTCACCCAACCGCGAGCGCTCATTACCAACATGAGGTTTGTCGGCGCGGCGACGGGAAGAAAAACGCGCGCGCGGTCGAAGGCGTAGTTGCGCTCCATGCGCGCGACCGTTTTTTGCGCGCGGTCGGATGTGTCTTCGCGCAAGGAACGCGGAATGCGCGTCAGTTCCGGCTGTTGTTGTGCAAGTTCTGTCCACAATTCCAGCGCGCGGTCATAAGCGGCAAAAGCGTTTGTGGTGCCTTTTTGCCATGCGTCGCGCGCGATAGCTGGAATCCCCAAAACATCCGCATCCACCACGCCGCCCGCGTAGTTGATGTAGCGCGTGCTCGATTCCTGCCCGCCCGCTGTCGGCGCGAGGCTCCACACAATATAAGCAAGCGCAAGAGAAACACCATCAATAAACATCGCGACGGGGGCCATATCCGCGATGGACTGGTGCCCGTAGTCGATCATTTTAAAAATGCCATCGACCGATTTATCGAGATTATTCGGGTCGATTTTGGAAAGAATCGAATCGAGGCCTTCGTTGTTGCGCGAATAGCGAGCGCCGGAAGCGGCCAGAAGTTCGGGAGTTAAAGCGGGCCTGCCAGCTTCGCGGGCAGCATCGGTGGGGCAAATCGCGGCGTGCGTAATTTTCATCAGGTCAAAGTACGGTCGAAAACGACCGTACTCTGCAAGCGCCCGAATCGCTGTGCGTTAAATTAAAGCGCGTGCTTTTTCTTTCGATTCTGTGGAATGTCGTCGCGCCGATCTTTTTGATTATGGTGCTGGGCTTTGTTGTCCAGCGCGGCGTGGGCTTCGATATTCGCAGCCTGACAAAACTCAACTTCTGGGTTTTTGTCCCCGCGTTTCTGTTTGTGAAATTCGTAAAATCCGACCTTTCCGGCGAGCAAATGGGCGCCATCGTCGCGCACTTTTGCGTTTTCTTTCCACTTCTCGGGATTCTAACGTGGTGGATTTCCGGCCTTCTCAAAATGCGCGACCGGCTCCGGCGCGCGTTCACCGCGTCGGTCATTTTCTACAATTCGGGCAATTACGGCGTTCCTGTATCCAAATTGGCGTTTGGAGCAACTGGCGAAAGCGTTCAAGCGATTGTAATTGTGCTCCAAAACCTGACCAACTTTTCTATCGGCTTGGGCCTGCACGCTGGAGCGCGCGACGAAAATCAGGAAGCGATGTCGTGGCGCGAGCAAATTACCGCTATCGGCAAAATGCCGATGATTTACACCTTCGTCGCCGCACTGCTCTTTCGCCTGGCGCAGTGGCCGATTCCAGCGCCGGTAGATCATGCCCTCACGTTTCTAGCCGACGGGCTGGTGCCGATTGCACTTGTCACCCTGGGCGCGCAGATGGCCACTCTCAAAAGTTACCGTTTCACCGGTGCGATGGCGCTCACTTTGTTTCTGCGTCTCGCGTTCGCGCCGCTTCTCGGTTTTGCCGTGGTGCGTTTGCTTCGTATCGAAGGCGAAGTCGGAAAGCTGCTCATCCTTTCGACAAGTTTCCCAACCGCTGTCAATGCGGCCCTGCTTGCTATCGAATACGAGAATGAACCCGATTACGCTTCGGCGGTCGTTTTCTACAGCACGATTGCCTCGGCATTCTCCGTGTCGCTCGTCATTTTCCTTCTGCGCATTTTGTAAAAACGGCCGAAGAGTACGGTCGATATCGACCGTACTGGATAAGCGGTAAAATACATCGCTCGTAAAATCGTCTAAGTGGAATTCTTGTGAAACGCCCCGCGGCTCTCAGCTTTATTTTCGTTACTCTTCTCATCGACATTCTGGGAATCGGCTTGCTGATCCCCATTTTGCCGCAGTTCATCGCCGATTTGTCGGGTCACGATCTCAGCCGCGCTTCGCTTGATTACGGCTGGCTCATGTCGCTGTATGGCGCGATGCAATTCTTGTTTTCACCACTCATGGGCACGCTCAGCGACCGCGTCGGGCGGCGTCCGGTGCTGCTGCTTTCGATGCTTTTCAGCGGCATCGATTATATCGTGATGGCTCTTTCGCCAAGCCTCATCTGGCTTTACATTGGCCGCACCATTTCGGGAATCACCGGAGCGAGCATTACAACGGCCAGCGCCTACATCGCCGATGTCAGCCCGCCGGAAAAGCGCGCGCAAAACTTTGGGCTTGTCGGCGCAGCGTTTGGCGCAGGCTTTATTGTCGGCCCCGCGATGGGCGGATTGTTGGCGCAATGGGGGACGCGCGCGCCCTTCTGGGCCGCTGCCGCGATGTGTTTCGCCAACCTACTTTACGGTTATTTCATTTTGCCCGAATCGCTTGCGCCCGAAAACCGGCGGCCTTTCAAATGGAGCGAAGCGAATCCGCTGGGTGCGCTGAAGGTGCTGGGTAAATATCCCGTCGTGTGGGGCCTGACCGGTTCGTTCATCATCAGCAACCTCGCCATGCAGTGCATTCATTCGACGTGGGTTTTGTTCATCATCGAGCGCTTTGGCTGGGACGCCAAGCAAAGCGGCCTGTCGCTGGCAGCATTTGGCGCCGTGGCTCTGGTGTATCAACTGGGTATCGCGCGTATCGTTTTGCCGAAGTGGGGTGAACGAAAAACGATGCTTATCGGTCTTGCTGTCGCGGCAATCGAGTTCGCGGCTTACGGACTTGCGACACAGGGGTGGATGATTTACGCGATTATGCTCATCGGCGGCGTTGGCTTGCTGGGCGGTCAGGCGACGCAGGGCTTGCTGTCGCGTCAGGTCGGCGCCGACGAACAGGGAACCTTGCAAGGCGCGCTTACCAGCCTCGCCAGCCTGATGGGAATCTTCGGGCCGATTATCGGAACCGCGCTGTTTTCGTATTTCACCAGCCGCAATGCGCCCGCTCATATTCCGGGCATCTCATTCTTTCTTGCCTCGGCACTCAATGGCGTCGCGCTGCTCGTCGCCTTCCGCGTGCTCACCCGGATGCGCAGACAAACGGCGAGTTAAGTACGGTCGAAATCGACGGTACCTCTCTTGACGGGTCGCCGCGCTCATTTGACACATCGTCCTTTCTCACCTATCATGGGGGCACGGGTGGCAAGGTTCGTTTCCCCGCCTGCCCTGTGTAAAGGACTCGCCATGAGGTTGTTTCGTCTTTCCCGTCCAAAGCGTTTGCTGTTGGCTCGTTTCGCCCTGCTTGTTGCTTTTCTGTTTGCCCACGGCTTCGCGGCATTGCTTCCGGCAGTTCATGCCGCGCCGCGCAATGTTCCCTTTGCCGCAGTTGTCTCGCTGGGCGGAAGGCCTCTTCTCCAACGCTCCGGTGCTGAAAGACTGCGACCATTAGCAATTCGCCAATCGCTTGTTGCGGGCGACATTGTTCAAACCGGTGCGAATAGCAAAGTCTCTATTCTCTTTAGAGATGGCTCGCAGGTCCGATTGGGGCCACGCAGCAGTCTGCAAATCACCGAACCGGTGACACTTAGAGGGCGCACCAGTTTTTTTCGCGTCATCGCGGGCGAAGTGTGGGCGCGATTGCGGCCCGGTCGCGGCATTCAAACGCAATATTCCAACCTCGTGGTGCGCGGAACCGAAGTGCATCTGGCCGTCGCGCCCGACGGCACCACGACGCTCACCGTTCTGCAAGGCGAAGTTCAATTCTTCAATGAACTGGGCGAGGTTGTTGTCAAGGAATCGCAAAGCAGCATCGTGCGTCCGGGTTCAGCCCCGACACAGCCGGTGACAGTCGCCAATCCCGGCCTCATTGTCGAATGGACGCTCGACCTCAACCGCGCCGTTCTTCCCCGCGAAAAGCGCTGGAACACAACGCGTGCTTCGGGCGAGCTGGCGCAACGCGAGCTTTTCGCGCGCGCGGGCAACTCCGCCGCCGACCGCCGCGCTCTGGGCGATGCATTCTTTGATGCGCGTCGCTTCGCTGATGCTCTGGTTCAATACCGCGCGGCACAAACCTCAGAACCAAACGATGCCGCGACAGCTCTGCGCATTGGCTACGCGTTGCTTGAACAGGGCGCACTCGATGAAGCAGAAGGCGTATTTGCGTCCTTCACGAATCTGGCAGCGACTGCTGACACGGATATGACGCCGGAAGGTACAAAGCGTCAGGCGGAGGCTCACACGGGCCTCGCTTGGGTCGCGCTGGAACGCAACAACGAAACCGTCAGCGAAACTGCCGCGCGTCGCGCCGTTGCTTTTGATGCACAATCGGCAGAGGCACGCTTAGTTCTTGCGCTCGCTTTAATGCGCCAACCCAACCGCGAAGACGCCGCGCGCACCGAACTCGAAGCGATGCTCGGCGCGCAGCCTGCGTCGATGCGTCCGCAAGCGCGTTCGTGGCTGGCGCTTTTAGCGCTTTCGCAAGACGATACCGCAGCAGCAACACGCGAAGCTGCTCTTGCCGTGAAGGAAGCGCCTGCGTCAGGCCTGGCCCACGCAGCTGCAGCCAGCGTCGCATTTTACACCGGACGCACCGGCGAAGCGTTAAAGTTCGCAGAGCGCGCCGAGCAACTCGACCCAAATTCGGTAGCCACGCTGCTGGCGTTGGGACAAGCGCAACTGGCCGAAGGTGATGTCGAAGGCGGAGCGCGCACTGCCGCACGCGCAACGGCGCTCGATCCCGATTCGGCGCAGGCGTTTTATCTGCTCGGCGTTGCCGACGCGCAGCGGCGCGATTATCGTCATGCCGCCGATGCACTGCAAACTGCCTTGCGCCTCCAACCTGATTATCTAGCGGCGGCAGGTATTCTGGCCCGCGTTTATGTCCGCATGAACCGCGAAGGCGAAGCGATGACGTTGCTCGCCGATTTGCAAAAGCGCCATCCGCAAAGCGACACAATTCTCGTCGCATTGGGTGAAACGCTTTACGAACAAGGCAAATACAAGGAAGCGCTGGAGCGATATCGCAACGCCGTGAAAGTACGGTCGAATTCGGCTCTCGCGTGGAACGGGCTGGCGCGTTTGGCGCTCGATGCCAACCAACTGAACGAAGCGATTAACGCCGGTTTGCGCGCGACCGAACTCGCGCCGCAAATCGGCGAATTTCATGCGACGCTTGGCCTTGCTTATTCCTACAGTCGCCTCGAAAGACAAGCAGAGCGCGAATATCGCACCGCGCTTGCTCTCGACCCGAACAATGCCATTGCGTTGGTGCGGCTGGGCCTTGCCAACCGCGAAGGCGATGCGATTCAAACCAACCGCACGCTGGGCCTGAGCTTTGTGCAAGGCTTCATGCTCGACCCGACGGTTTCCCGCGACCTGTTGCGGCGCGGCATCGACACCGAAGTTGAAGCCCGCCCAACCAGCGACGGAATCGGCGGTTCTATCGTAAACAGAACGGCGGCTCTCGACGGAAACCTGCACGCCTTCACCAACATTCAAAAGCGCCGCGCCGATGGGCCCCGCCGCAACGACGACGAGAGCTTCCTTTACGCCGCCAACGACACGACCTACTCGCCGCGTCCTGGCACCACTATTTATCTGCATGGGCAGCATCGCCGCGACCGCAATGAACTTCCGGGCACCGAACGCGACCCGGCTCCCGATGACCGGCGCTCCTTCCGTCTCAACGAAGGCATTCTCGGGATAAAACATCGCCTGGACGACCGCGTGACACTGTGGGGCGGGCTTTTCAGCACGCAGCAACGTACCGACATCGCCAATCCAGGCGGAGACTTCTCGTTTACATTCCTGACTCCCGGCGGCTTCACCGTGCCAGTGCGTACCCTGCAGCAGCAAACGTATGCTCGCACCCTTTCGCCTGAAGTACGCCTCGACTACCGAATGGGCAAATCGCCGCTTGGTGCCAGCGTCCTCACGCTTGGTGCAGCGCGGCCTTACAACACTCTGCGACGCGCGCAAGCCGGATTCGTGGACGGGCCACCCGGGCTTGTATTCGACTCGTTCTATCGCGAGGAACAAAGCTTTCCAGAGCGTATCGCGTATGCTCAGATCGCGCATCAATTTGGCAATCGCGGCTCCATCGTCGCGCAACTGCGTCACACGCGTTTTGACGCACGCTCGGTTTTCAACGGCGCAGTAATTCCTTTTTCTTTCTTTAGCGGCGCGGGACAAGAGAGCCGTTCGTTCTGGCTGCCGAGCATGGTTGGCAATCTTCGAGTCAATGAAAAAACGCAATTGCGTTTGCTCGCCGGACGACGCAAGACCGAATTTGCATCCAGCATTTTTGCACCGGTTTCCACTCTGCTCACGACCGAACCGCAAACGCTACCCAATGGCTTTGCCGACCCGCTACGCGGCGACACCCACGTTTACGAACTCGACGCCGAACACAGCTTCGGCAAGGGCCGTTTGCTCAAGCTGTTTCTTTTCCGCAGCACAGGCCGCAATATTGTTACCGGCTATAGCCGTTATTTCAACTCCAGCGACTTCGATTTCAACCTTGCGCTTGAGAGCAATAGCCTGCTGCTGGATAAAGTGAAACGAAGTGGACTGGGCGCCCGCTACGAACATCAACTGGGCCGCAGCCTCTTCGGTCAGGCCGGAGCTGCATTTAATCGCACCAGGGGCACAGCAAGCTTTTTCGACCTTTTTAATCAAGTGCCGGTCACGCCCTTGTTTAATGGCAAGCAGGCTCCGTACCAGCCAAAGTTTGTCGCGAACCTCGGCTTAAACTACGTTTCCAATTCGGGCAACAAGGCCGGCATATTTCTCAATTATGCCGGAGCAATGTTCGCAGACACCGACGACCTGACGGCTACCACGCGCCCGCGCTTTGGTGCCAAAACCACACTGGATTTTCTCATCGGGCGAGAACCATCTGTTAAGAGTGAAGTTTTACTGCGCGTGAACAACGTGTTTAACACGCGGCAAATCGCCTACAACGGTGTGCGCACCGGCCAGCGGCGTGTTGTTCTCGAAGTGGTCCGGCGCTTCTGATTCGATGGAGTACGGTCGAATTCGATCGTACTCGTAAAAAAAACGGCGCCCACAAATTGTGGGCGCCGTTCGGGTTTGCAGAGAAAACTTTAGTTGTAGCTATACAACTGAAATTTCTTGGGGCTAGTTGTCGGGTATTTGCGGGTCGCAAAGAGAAACGGCGTTGGTGTCGAGGTGAACGACGAGAAGTTCGATGAGCCGATGGCGCCAGCAACAATGATGTCGTAGACGTTGGCGTTGGGCGGCACATGACTCGTCGGATCGAGCACGTATTTGAAGGTTCCACCAAGTGACACGGAACTGCTGGTATAAAGTTGCCCGTAGTAATCGCTCCGAATCGTTGTCTGAAAGGTCCCGCTAGATGAACCGAAGGTGCCAGTGATGACAACAAGGCTTGGTGTCGGCATGGCCATAGGGCTTCCCGGCTTCTTTCGTCCTCGATGAGATCGTCTCGGCGTTGGAGCATCAGCTTCATTGAGTTCGATTCGTCCGTAGTTGATGAGGTTGCCATC harbors:
- a CDS encoding redoxin domain-containing protein encodes the protein MPISVGQTAPDFTAVDLQNRRIQLSTSLDAPVALIFLNINCPWCKSGIPGIAGAFRRQHEQGVHVLALETSGADAGTLERWATEHELDVSIARDENAAIASQYQIERVPSVVFVGTNGEVAAIYQGASEQLGAIIEVTLQGLARNGDLPTYALIGNGCAP
- a CDS encoding FAD-dependent thymidylate synthase; translated protein: MKITHAAICPTDAAREAGRPALTPELLAASGARYSRNNEGLDSILSKIDPNNLDKSVDGIFKMIDYGHQSIADMAPVAMFIDGVSLALAYIVWSLAPTAGGQESSTRYINYAGGVVDADVLGIPAIARDAWQKGTTNAFAAYDRALELWTELAQQQPELTRIPRSLREDTSDRAQKTVARMERNYAFDRARVFLPVAAPTNLMLVMSARGWVNLAQHLLSHPLPEARALGEGIREELPLAAPRLLRHATAKPSMEAGQKQQWEKWMQSARDELEITEAPPTAHLEVAFAEGDFASALEFHDNRYAWIGEDLQHTVVRFGWDAVAIAEIRDLNRHRTGTKSCPLVPVGFYSASDQWPATAPKSDVLEELKAFGENATQDSRAQLAGGEATGVYHALLGTQYRFTHVTTADKFLYEAELRTGTGAHYRYARHLHDALELWYQKFSATRGLVLEGSAEPE
- a CDS encoding AEC family transporter; the protein is MLFLSILWNVVAPIFLIMVLGFVVQRGVGFDIRSLTKLNFWVFVPAFLFVKFVKSDLSGEQMGAIVAHFCVFFPLLGILTWWISGLLKMRDRLRRAFTASVIFYNSGNYGVPVSKLAFGATGESVQAIVIVLQNLTNFSIGLGLHAGARDENQEAMSWREQITAIGKMPMIYTFVAALLFRLAQWPIPAPVDHALTFLADGLVPIALVTLGAQMATLKSYRFTGAMALTLFLRLAFAPLLGFAVVRLLRIEGEVGKLLILSTSFPTAVNAALLAIEYENEPDYASAVVFYSTIASAFSVSLVIFLLRIL
- a CDS encoding TCR/Tet family MFS transporter — its product is MKRPAALSFIFVTLLIDILGIGLLIPILPQFIADLSGHDLSRASLDYGWLMSLYGAMQFLFSPLMGTLSDRVGRRPVLLLSMLFSGIDYIVMALSPSLIWLYIGRTISGITGASITTASAYIADVSPPEKRAQNFGLVGAAFGAGFIVGPAMGGLLAQWGTRAPFWAAAAMCFANLLYGYFILPESLAPENRRPFKWSEANPLGALKVLGKYPVVWGLTGSFIISNLAMQCIHSTWVLFIIERFGWDAKQSGLSLAAFGAVALVYQLGIARIVLPKWGERKTMLIGLAVAAIEFAAYGLATQGWMIYAIMLIGGVGLLGGQATQGLLSRQVGADEQGTLQGALTSLASLMGIFGPIIGTALFSYFTSRNAPAHIPGISFFLASALNGVALLVAFRVLTRMRRQTAS
- a CDS encoding tetratricopeptide repeat protein, with product MRLFRLSRPKRLLLARFALLVAFLFAHGFAALLPAVHAAPRNVPFAAVVSLGGRPLLQRSGAERLRPLAIRQSLVAGDIVQTGANSKVSILFRDGSQVRLGPRSSLQITEPVTLRGRTSFFRVIAGEVWARLRPGRGIQTQYSNLVVRGTEVHLAVAPDGTTTLTVLQGEVQFFNELGEVVVKESQSSIVRPGSAPTQPVTVANPGLIVEWTLDLNRAVLPREKRWNTTRASGELAQRELFARAGNSAADRRALGDAFFDARRFADALVQYRAAQTSEPNDAATALRIGYALLEQGALDEAEGVFASFTNLAATADTDMTPEGTKRQAEAHTGLAWVALERNNETVSETAARRAVAFDAQSAEARLVLALALMRQPNREDAARTELEAMLGAQPASMRPQARSWLALLALSQDDTAAATREAALAVKEAPASGLAHAAAASVAFYTGRTGEALKFAERAEQLDPNSVATLLALGQAQLAEGDVEGGARTAARATALDPDSAQAFYLLGVADAQRRDYRHAADALQTALRLQPDYLAAAGILARVYVRMNREGEAMTLLADLQKRHPQSDTILVALGETLYEQGKYKEALERYRNAVKVRSNSALAWNGLARLALDANQLNEAINAGLRATELAPQIGEFHATLGLAYSYSRLERQAEREYRTALALDPNNAIALVRLGLANREGDAIQTNRTLGLSFVQGFMLDPTVSRDLLRRGIDTEVEARPTSDGIGGSIVNRTAALDGNLHAFTNIQKRRADGPRRNDDESFLYAANDTTYSPRPGTTIYLHGQHRRDRNELPGTERDPAPDDRRSFRLNEGILGIKHRLDDRVTLWGGLFSTQQRTDIANPGGDFSFTFLTPGGFTVPVRTLQQQTYARTLSPEVRLDYRMGKSPLGASVLTLGAARPYNTLRRAQAGFVDGPPGLVFDSFYREEQSFPERIAYAQIAHQFGNRGSIVAQLRHTRFDARSVFNGAVIPFSFFSGAGQESRSFWLPSMVGNLRVNEKTQLRLLAGRRKTEFASSIFAPVSTLLTTEPQTLPNGFADPLRGDTHVYELDAEHSFGKGRLLKLFLFRSTGRNIVTGYSRYFNSSDFDFNLALESNSLLLDKVKRSGLGARYEHQLGRSLFGQAGAAFNRTRGTASFFDLFNQVPVTPLFNGKQAPYQPKFVANLGLNYVSNSGNKAGIFLNYAGAMFADTDDLTATTRPRFGAKTTLDFLIGREPSVKSEVLLRVNNVFNTRQIAYNGVRTGQRRVVLEVVRRF